In the genome of Acidimicrobiales bacterium, one region contains:
- a CDS encoding class I SAM-dependent methyltransferase: MEYGPETYGERIADVYDEWHAARPGLDAAGTDRAVAALAALAAEGGGGRVLELGVGTGRLALPLAATGLDVSGIDASPAMVERLSAKPGGDRVAVTIGDFADVGVDGPFSLVFVAFNTFFALASQDDQVRCVANVAARLDDGGLFVVEGFVPDLARYRTTGRSVGVVSVDLDRVVLDVSVHDPVAQTVEASHVVLTEAGTRLQPVRLRYAWPAELDLMARLAGLRRRDRWAGWGREPFTAAAGSAVSVYERAA; the protein is encoded by the coding sequence GTGGAGTACGGCCCCGAGACGTACGGCGAGCGCATCGCCGACGTCTACGACGAGTGGCACGCGGCGCGGCCCGGCCTCGACGCCGCCGGCACCGACCGGGCCGTCGCCGCGCTCGCCGCGCTCGCGGCCGAGGGCGGCGGGGGGCGGGTCCTCGAGCTCGGCGTCGGCACGGGGCGCCTGGCCCTGCCGCTGGCCGCCACCGGGCTCGACGTGTCCGGCATCGACGCCTCGCCGGCCATGGTGGAGCGGCTGTCGGCCAAGCCGGGCGGCGACCGCGTGGCCGTCACCATCGGGGACTTCGCCGACGTGGGCGTGGACGGCCCGTTCTCGCTCGTGTTCGTCGCCTTCAACACGTTCTTCGCCCTCGCCAGCCAGGACGACCAGGTCCGCTGCGTGGCCAACGTGGCCGCCCGCCTCGACGACGGCGGCCTGTTCGTGGTCGAGGGGTTCGTCCCCGACCTGGCCAGGTACCGCACGACGGGCAGGAGCGTCGGGGTGGTGAGCGTCGACCTCGACCGGGTCGTGCTCGACGTCAGCGTCCACGACCCCGTCGCCCAGACGGTGGAGGCCAGCCACGTGGTGCTGACCGAGGCCGGCACCCGCCTCCAGCCCGTCCGGCTCCGCTACGCCTGGCCGGCCGAGCTCGACCTGATGGCCCGGCTGGCCGGCCTGCGCCGCCGCGACCGGTGGGCGGGGTGGGGCCGGGAGCCGTTCACCGCCGCCGCCGGGTCGGCCGTGTCCGTCTACGAGCGGGCGGCGTGA
- a CDS encoding 6-phosphofructokinase yields MRVGMLTGGGDCPGLNAVLRAVTRKGERHYGDDLVGFRDGWRGVIENLTMPVSVERLRGTLPRGGTILGSSRTNPYKVEGGVDRVRDTLSSLGVDALVAIGGEDTLGVAAKLAAEGVPVVGVPKTIDNDLSATELTFGFDTAVQICVDAIDRLHTTAESHDRVMVVEVMGRHAGHIAVWSGIAGGATMVLIPEEPFDVQAVCEAIVHRHEAGRYASIVVVAEGATPKEGTVATASGEVDQFGHVRLGGIGTALAAEIEQRTGYETRAIVLGHVQRGGTPTAFDRVLATRFGVAAIDAVHDGDFGRMVALRGGLIVRVPLDEAVGELKLVDPALYDVARVFFG; encoded by the coding sequence ATGCGAGTCGGGATGCTCACCGGGGGCGGTGACTGCCCCGGCCTGAACGCCGTGCTCCGGGCCGTCACCCGCAAGGGCGAGCGCCACTACGGCGACGACCTGGTGGGGTTCCGCGACGGCTGGCGCGGGGTGATCGAGAACCTGACGATGCCGGTCAGCGTCGAGCGGCTGCGGGGCACCCTGCCGAGGGGCGGCACCATCCTCGGGTCGTCGCGCACCAACCCCTACAAGGTGGAGGGCGGGGTCGACCGGGTGCGGGACACGCTCTCGTCGCTCGGGGTCGACGCGCTCGTGGCCATCGGCGGCGAGGACACGCTCGGGGTGGCCGCCAAGCTGGCCGCCGAGGGCGTGCCGGTGGTCGGCGTGCCGAAGACCATCGACAACGACCTGTCGGCCACCGAGCTCACCTTCGGGTTCGACACGGCCGTGCAGATCTGCGTCGACGCCATCGACCGCCTGCACACGACGGCCGAGTCCCACGACCGGGTGATGGTCGTGGAGGTGATGGGCCGCCACGCCGGCCACATCGCGGTGTGGTCCGGGATCGCCGGCGGGGCCACCATGGTCCTGATCCCCGAGGAGCCCTTCGACGTGCAGGCCGTGTGCGAGGCCATCGTCCACCGCCACGAGGCCGGCCGGTACGCGTCGATCGTGGTCGTGGCCGAGGGGGCCACGCCCAAGGAGGGGACGGTCGCGACCGCGTCGGGCGAGGTCGACCAGTTCGGCCACGTGCGGCTGGGCGGCATCGGCACCGCCCTGGCGGCCGAGATCGAGCAGCGCACCGGCTACGAGACACGGGCCATCGTGCTCGGCCACGTCCAGCGGGGCGGGACGCCGACCGCCTTCGACCGGGTGCTCGCCACCCGGTTCGGGGTGGCCGCCATCGACGCCGTCCACGACGGCGACTTCGGCCGGATGGTCGCGCTGCGGGGCGGGCTGATCGTCCGCGTGCCCCTCGACGAGGCCGTCGGCGAGCTCAAGCTGGTCGACCCGGCCCTGTACGACGTCGCCCGCGTCTTCTTCGGCTGA
- a CDS encoding S8 family serine peptidase: protein MVLIAAIGVLLAASSLAVPSVAEAQSAFSSSSLSAGTTVEGAKSPTSRIARTDPSLLGKTSSTPTAVVVKLDYDSIATYTGGIRGLAPTSPSVTGSKLNANSAAVQAYEAHVAAKESRFVSALQAAVPSARIGQSLRTVYGGVAAVVPANSIEAILAIPGVVAVQRDALAQLQTDSSPSFIGADTLYRLLGGGRLAGQGVYFADLDSGVWPEHPSFADEGDLAPPGPRPDGTTRTCKFGDNPLTPQIDRYRCNNKLIAGEPFLQTYNALNPGEEVYPNTARDSNGHGTHTTTTAAGGFVQDVPVFGVDRGPINGIAPGAYVMAYKVCGAEGCFNSDSAAAVGESIRDGADVINFSISGGTNPYTDVVELAFLDAYAANVFVATSAGNDGPGASTANHLSPWVTTVAASTQRREFQSEVTLTNGETLTVHGNTITDGVGTPHPVVLAWEDPAYVEAAGGDAEDAMICPVEAPPGTFEGEIVICMRGTNARVEKGYNVLQGGAVGMLLINPVVQDTETDNHWLPTVHINQPQGDEVLAYVEAHPDAMATFTAGIPVDGQGDVMAAFSSRGPAGDFLKPDITAPGVQILAGTTPTPESIVEGPPGELFQAIAGTSMSSPHIAGSGILLRALHPSWGPGQIKSALMTTAYQGVVKEDETTPADPFDFGAGRVDLTKAGDPGLTFDESAANYAASATDPLHRIDLNLPSVYASGNAGEITTQRYAQNVTSRALTYNVRTAAPHGASVRVSPSRFTIAPGATIRLDITLSSITLPVGTTVFAEIQLDRQGSERDLHLPVVWTRSQGNIVLDQECADSRINTGDSTTCEVTVTNNSLSNTPVDATTRVSEQLRVVRVTGASKVDGRTVTASDQSLAGRQLGNPTIEPGTTPAGNYLPLDAFGAEFEAIGDEEAINFDLPAFEFAGETFTSLGVTSNGYAVAGGVQGGEDIVCCPPQDMPDPERPNGVIAPFWTDLEGTDAEGIGALILADDETGDAWVVIEWRLELFGTETQEVFQLWLGINGEEDVSYGYDFDNLTQPPEEMGLSIGAENSAGTGGEDIHTVPEEPQRIVSTPGAPGEALQYTLTVRGGSVGNATVRTDVRSPAILGTASEVDTIRVR from the coding sequence GTGGTGCTGATCGCAGCCATCGGAGTCCTGCTCGCCGCGAGCAGCCTGGCCGTTCCGTCGGTCGCCGAGGCGCAGTCCGCCTTCTCGAGCTCGTCCCTGTCCGCGGGGACGACCGTCGAGGGCGCGAAGTCGCCGACGAGCCGCATCGCGCGGACGGACCCCAGCCTGCTCGGCAAGACGAGCAGCACCCCGACGGCTGTGGTCGTGAAGCTCGACTACGACTCGATCGCCACCTACACGGGTGGGATCCGGGGCCTGGCGCCGACGAGCCCGTCGGTGACCGGGAGCAAGCTGAACGCCAACTCCGCGGCCGTGCAGGCCTACGAGGCGCACGTGGCGGCCAAGGAGAGCCGGTTCGTGTCGGCCCTGCAGGCCGCCGTGCCGAGCGCCAGGATCGGCCAGTCGCTGCGGACGGTCTACGGCGGGGTCGCCGCCGTGGTCCCGGCCAACTCGATCGAGGCCATCCTCGCCATCCCCGGCGTCGTGGCCGTGCAGCGTGACGCGCTCGCGCAGCTCCAGACCGACTCCAGCCCGAGCTTCATCGGCGCCGACACCCTGTACCGCCTCCTCGGCGGCGGCCGCCTCGCCGGCCAGGGCGTGTACTTCGCCGACCTGGACTCGGGCGTGTGGCCCGAGCACCCGTCCTTCGCCGACGAGGGCGACCTCGCGCCGCCCGGCCCCCGTCCCGACGGGACCACCCGGACCTGCAAGTTCGGGGACAACCCGCTCACGCCGCAGATCGACCGGTACCGCTGCAACAACAAGCTGATCGCCGGTGAGCCGTTCCTCCAGACCTACAACGCCCTGAACCCGGGCGAGGAGGTCTACCCGAACACGGCCCGCGACTCGAACGGCCACGGCACCCACACCACGACGACCGCCGCCGGCGGCTTCGTGCAGGACGTGCCCGTGTTCGGCGTCGACCGCGGCCCGATCAACGGCATCGCCCCCGGCGCCTACGTCATGGCCTACAAGGTCTGCGGGGCCGAGGGCTGCTTCAACTCGGACTCGGCCGCCGCCGTCGGCGAGTCCATCCGTGACGGCGCCGACGTGATCAACTTCTCGATCTCGGGCGGCACCAACCCGTACACCGACGTGGTCGAGCTCGCCTTCCTCGACGCCTACGCGGCGAACGTGTTCGTCGCCACGTCGGCCGGCAACGACGGCCCCGGGGCCAGCACCGCCAACCACCTCAGCCCGTGGGTCACCACGGTCGCGGCCTCCACCCAGCGCCGCGAGTTCCAGTCCGAGGTCACCCTGACCAACGGCGAGACGCTGACGGTCCACGGCAACACGATCACCGACGGGGTCGGCACCCCGCACCCGGTCGTCCTCGCGTGGGAGGACCCCGCGTACGTCGAGGCCGCCGGCGGCGACGCCGAGGACGCGATGATCTGCCCGGTCGAGGCCCCGCCCGGCACGTTCGAGGGCGAGATCGTCATCTGCATGCGTGGCACCAACGCCCGGGTGGAGAAGGGCTACAACGTCCTCCAGGGCGGCGCGGTCGGCATGCTGCTGATCAACCCGGTGGTGCAGGACACCGAGACCGACAACCACTGGCTCCCGACCGTCCACATCAACCAGCCCCAGGGCGACGAGGTGCTCGCCTACGTCGAGGCGCACCCCGACGCGATGGCGACGTTCACCGCCGGCATCCCCGTCGACGGCCAGGGCGACGTCATGGCCGCCTTCTCGTCCCGCGGCCCGGCCGGCGACTTCCTGAAGCCGGACATCACCGCCCCCGGCGTCCAGATCCTGGCCGGCACCACCCCGACCCCCGAGAGCATCGTCGAGGGTCCCCCGGGCGAGCTGTTCCAGGCCATCGCCGGCACGTCCATGTCGTCGCCGCACATCGCCGGCTCCGGCATCCTGCTCCGGGCCCTGCACCCGTCGTGGGGCCCCGGCCAGATCAAGTCCGCCCTCATGACCACCGCCTACCAGGGCGTCGTCAAGGAGGACGAGACCACTCCGGCCGATCCCTTCGACTTCGGCGCCGGCCGCGTCGACCTGACCAAGGCCGGCGACCCGGGCCTCACCTTCGACGAGTCGGCGGCCAACTACGCCGCCTCGGCGACGGACCCGCTGCACCGGATCGACCTGAACCTGCCGTCGGTGTACGCCAGCGGCAACGCCGGGGAGATCACGACCCAGCGGTACGCCCAGAACGTGACGAGCCGGGCCCTGACCTACAACGTCAGGACGGCGGCGCCGCACGGCGCCTCGGTCCGCGTCTCCCCGTCCCGGTTCACGATCGCCCCCGGGGCGACCATCCGCCTGGACATCACGCTGTCGTCGATCACCCTGCCGGTGGGCACGACGGTGTTCGCGGAGATCCAGCTCGACCGCCAGGGCAGCGAGCGTGACCTGCACCTGCCGGTCGTGTGGACCCGCAGCCAGGGCAACATCGTCCTCGACCAGGAGTGCGCCGACAGCCGCATCAACACCGGCGACAGCACCACCTGCGAGGTCACCGTCACCAACAACTCGCTCAGCAACACCCCGGTCGACGCCACGACGAGGGTGAGCGAGCAGCTGCGGGTCGTCCGGGTCACCGGCGCCAGCAAGGTGGACGGCCGGACCGTCACCGCGTCCGACCAGAGCCTCGCCGGTCGCCAGCTCGGCAACCCCACCATCGAGCCGGGCACCACGCCGGCCGGCAACTACCTCCCCCTCGACGCCTTCGGCGCCGAGTTCGAGGCCATCGGCGACGAGGAGGCGATCAACTTCGACCTCCCCGCGTTCGAGTTCGCCGGTGAGACGTTCACGTCGCTCGGCGTCACGTCCAACGGCTACGCGGTGGCCGGCGGCGTGCAGGGCGGCGAGGACATCGTCTGCTGCCCGCCGCAGGACATGCCCGACCCCGAGCGGCCCAACGGGGTCATCGCCCCGTTCTGGACCGACCTCGAGGGCACCGACGCCGAGGGCATCGGGGCGCTGATCCTCGCCGACGACGAGACGGGCGACGCCTGGGTCGTCATCGAGTGGCGCCTCGAGCTGTTCGGCACGGAGACCCAGGAGGTCTTCCAGCTGTGGCTCGGGATCAACGGTGAGGAGGACGTCTCCTACGGCTACGACTTCGACAACCTGACGCAGCCGCCCGAGGAGATGGGCCTGTCCATCGGTGCCGAGAACTCGGCCGGGACCGGCGGTGAGGACATCCACACCGTCCCCGAGGAGCCCCAGCGCATCGTCAGCACGCCGGGCGCCCCTGGTGAGGCCCTCCAGTACACCCTGACCGTCCGCGGTGGCTCGGTCGGCAACGCGACCGTCCGCACGGACGTGCGCTCGCCGGCCATCCTCGGCACGGCCAGCGAGGTGGACACCATCCGGGTGCGCTGA
- the glpK gene encoding glycerol kinase GlpK, producing MAVVVAVDAGTTGVRSIAVDHEGRPAGASYREFPQHFPRPGWVEHDPDEIVAAVDATLAELAGTLDQPVAAVGLTVQRETVVVWDRRTGRPLHRAIVWQDRRTADRCAALAEAGHLPLVREATGLVLDPYFSATKLAWLLTEGGVEASPDLAAGTVDAWLLWHLTGGAVHATDPTNASRTLLYDLRTRAWSDELCDVFGVPAGCLPEVRPTSGRFGVTAAGCPLGAGIPVAGTVGDQQGALFGQACFEPGMTKNTYGTGSFVLMNVGPDVPPPVEGLLTTVAWQIGDRTDYALEGAVFVTGAAIQWLRDGLAVIGSAAEVGPLAESCPDSEGVVVVPAFTGLGSPWWDPYARGTVLGITRGTTRAHLARAVVESMAFQTRDVVDAMVAAAGRPVAALRADGGASVMDLLLQLQADQLQVPVARPQVQETTAMGAAYLAGLAEGVWSSLDEVAANWRLDAEFEPKASRAAADTAHRRWLRGVERARGWEPAGSP from the coding sequence ATGGCCGTCGTCGTCGCCGTCGACGCCGGGACCACCGGCGTCCGCTCCATCGCCGTCGATCACGAGGGCCGGCCGGCCGGGGCCTCGTACCGGGAATTCCCCCAGCACTTCCCGCGGCCGGGCTGGGTCGAGCACGACCCCGACGAGATCGTCGCCGCCGTCGACGCCACCCTGGCCGAGCTGGCCGGCACCCTCGACCAGCCCGTCGCCGCCGTCGGCCTGACCGTCCAGCGGGAGACCGTGGTCGTCTGGGACCGCCGGACCGGGCGGCCGCTGCACCGGGCCATCGTGTGGCAGGACCGGCGGACGGCCGACCGCTGCGCCGCCCTCGCCGAGGCCGGCCACCTCCCCCTCGTGCGGGAGGCGACCGGGCTCGTGCTCGACCCGTACTTCTCGGCCACCAAGCTGGCCTGGCTGCTGACCGAGGGCGGGGTCGAGGCCTCACCCGACCTCGCCGCCGGCACCGTCGACGCCTGGCTCCTCTGGCACCTGACCGGCGGCGCCGTCCACGCCACCGACCCGACCAACGCCAGCCGCACCCTGCTCTACGACCTGCGCACGAGGGCCTGGTCGGACGAGCTGTGCGACGTGTTCGGCGTCCCCGCCGGGTGCCTGCCCGAGGTCCGCCCGACGAGCGGCCGGTTCGGGGTGACCGCGGCGGGGTGCCCGCTCGGCGCCGGCATCCCGGTCGCCGGCACGGTCGGCGACCAGCAGGGCGCGCTCTTCGGCCAGGCCTGCTTCGAGCCGGGGATGACGAAGAACACCTACGGCACCGGGTCGTTCGTGCTGATGAACGTCGGCCCGGACGTCCCCCCGCCGGTCGAGGGCCTGCTCACGACCGTCGCCTGGCAGATCGGCGACCGCACCGACTACGCCCTCGAGGGCGCCGTCTTCGTCACCGGCGCGGCGATCCAGTGGCTGCGGGACGGGCTGGCGGTCATCGGGTCGGCGGCCGAGGTCGGGCCGCTGGCCGAGTCGTGCCCGGACAGCGAGGGCGTGGTCGTCGTGCCCGCCTTCACCGGGCTCGGCAGCCCGTGGTGGGACCCCTACGCCAGGGGGACCGTGCTCGGGATCACGAGGGGGACGACGAGGGCCCACCTGGCCAGGGCCGTCGTCGAGTCGATGGCGTTCCAGACGAGGGACGTGGTCGACGCCATGGTGGCGGCCGCCGGCCGGCCGGTCGCCGCCCTGCGGGCCGACGGCGGCGCCTCGGTGATGGACCTGCTCCTCCAGCTCCAGGCCGACCAGCTGCAGGTGCCGGTGGCCCGGCCGCAGGTGCAGGAGACGACGGCCATGGGCGCCGCCTACTTGGCCGGGCTGGCCGAGGGGGTGTGGTCCTCGCTGGACGAGGTGGCGGCGAACTGGCGCCTCGACGCCGAGTTCGAGCCGAAGGCGAGCCGCGCCGCGGCCGACACGGCCCACCGCCGCTGGCTCCGCGGGGTCGAGCGGGCGAGGGGCTGGGAGCCGGCCGGCTCGCCGTAG